The sequence TGCACGCCGAGGTCGCACCGGGCGACAAGGCAGCGTTGCTGGATCGACTGAAACAAGGCGGCCGCGTGGCCATGGTCGGCGACGGCATCAACGACGCACCGGCGCTGGCCGCGGCCGATGTCGGCATCGCCATGGGCAGCGGCACCGACGTGGCCATGCAGACCGCCGCCATCACGCTGATGCGACCCGACCCGCGCCTGGTCGTGGATGCCATCGACCTGTCGCGCCGCACCACCCGCAAGATCCGCCAGAACCTGTTTTGGGCGTTCCTCTACAACGTCATCGGCATCCCGCTCGCCGCCGCCGGCCAGCTCGACCCGGTCATCGCCGGCGCCGCGATGGCGTTCTCCAGCGTCAGCGTCGTCGCCAACACCCTGCTGCTGCGCCGTTGGCGCTCGACCACGCGGGCGCACTCGGGCGCGTCGCTGCTAGCATCCCCGCCATGATCGATTGGTCCACCTGCCCGGAAGTCGAACGCGACGCGGCACGCCTTGGCGGCGCCTGGACCTTTCGCGGCACGCGCGTGCCGGTGTCGGCGCTGTTCGAGAATCTCGAAGAAGGTGCACGCGTACAAGACTTCATCGCGTGGTTTCCCGGCGTGTCTGCGGATCAGGTGCGCGCGGTGCTCGAGCACGCCGCACGCAGCGCGCTGGCCGCGGCCTGATGCGCATCCTGTTCGACCAGGGCACACCCGTGCCGCTGCGCGATGCCTTGATCGGTCACGAAGTCATCACCGCCTACGAAGCGGGATGGGCAACGTTGCGCAACGGCGAACTCTTGCTCGCCGCCGAGCAAGCCTGTTGCGAGGTGTTGCTCACCACCGACACGAACTTGCGCTACCAGCAGAATCTGGCTTCCAGGCAAATCGCGATCGTCGTGCTACGAACGACCCGCTGGCCGCGCATTCGTCAGCAGCTGCCCGCGCGTACTCGACGCCATCGCCCGCTGTAGGCGCGGCGCCTATCTGGAAGTCGAGTTCGATGCCTGAATCCGTGCGGGCCATGCCTAAAACCGATACGACAACCCGACCGTGAAGATCGCGTCGCCCCAGCCGTCCTGGCCGGGTTGGCCGGTGTCGTTGAGGTCGTAGCGGAAGCGCAGGTCGCCGCGCAGCAGCAGCTTGCCGTTGTCGGACAATTCCCAGGAGCCACCGGTGCCGACCTGCATCATCGCGTCGCGACCTTCGGTGATGCCGCTCGGCGCCTCGAACTCGGAGACGCCGACGCCGACCAGGATGTAGGGGTCCCACAGCGGTTCGCGGTTCACTTCGAGGTAGTTGACCGCGAACGTGGTGTGGCTCAGGCCATAGTCCATCGAGAAGTCGAGCTGGTCGGCACCGAGTTCGAACTCGATCACGCGCTTGTCATCGAGCGTGCGCGACAGCGTCAGCACTTCGGCCGAGCCATCCAGCCGAAACGAGTTGTCGGTGATCATGCCGCCGATGCGCGCACCGAATTCCCATTGCGCGTCGTCACTCGCACGCGCTGCGGCGTTGCCTGCGAACAGCAGGGCGAGCACGACCAGGCAGTATCGAAGCACTTGTCTCATTCCGGATCCCTGCGTTGTTCCGATGATCGCACCGCGCGCCAACTGAACCACATCGTCGCCAGCGATGCGACCCCGGCCATGGCCGCAAAGGTCGCGACGCCGAATCCGATGCCGCGCAGGCCGAGCATGGCGAAGCTGGTCAGCACGTCGCCGGCACGCCACACCGCGGTGTCGATGAAGGCCTTGGACTTGTACCGCAGTTCGCGCGGCACGCGCGTGTACAGGCTGTCGCGCGCCGGTTGCACCAGGCCGTAGCCGCCGGCGCGCGAGATCACCATCGCCAGCATGGTCGTTTCCGCACCCGGCAAACAGCCCACCGCCGCCAACACCACGATGTTCATCGCCGCCGCGAACAGCAGCACCGCCAGCGGCCCGAGGCGACTCATCAGCAGCGGCGCGAGCAGCAACTGGAAAATCATCTGCAGCCCGTTCGCGGCCTGGTCGATGCCGGCGAAGTACTCGGTGCGCGCGATCGCGGTGGTCAGTGTGTCGCGGGCGATGTCGGAATTGAGCGCGTAGAGCATGGTGCCGATGACATCGGAGAGCAGCATCAGGATCGCCATCGCGCGCAGGAACGGATCACGCAGTACCTGCACCGCACCCGACCACAGCCCCCCGCCGATCGGCTGCTCGGCGATGCGCGCGTCGCGCCGCCCGTGCTGCTTCGCCCAATGCGTCAGTGCCAGCACGCACAGCAAGGCCGCACACAGCGCCAGCGCCGACATCCACATCAGCCCGGCGACACCGACCTGCCCGACCAGTTCCTTCGCCGCCGTCGGCCCGGCGATCGCACCGATGGTGCCGCCAATGCCGATCGGCCCGAACAGGCGGCGCGCCTGCTCGTCGGTGAACAGGTCGGCCATGAAGCTCCAGAACACCGCAACCACGAACAGGTTGAACACGCTGACCCAGATGTAGAACCCGGCCGCGAGCAGGGTGCCGGGCGCATCGGTGCGCAGCAGCGGCGAGAACGCGACCATGCCGATCGCGAAGAAGGCGTAGGTCACCGGGATGAACAC comes from Lysobacterales bacterium and encodes:
- a CDS encoding DUF433 domain-containing protein; this translates as MIDWSTCPEVERDAARLGGAWTFRGTRVPVSALFENLEEGARVQDFIAWFPGVSADQVRAVLEHAARSALAAA
- a CDS encoding MFS transporter codes for the protein MSGALREVQAAAIAALYFFLVLGSYYLIRPVREQLGAAAGGSDALPWLWTGTFLATLVLTPFYGAIVARHPRRVFIPVTYAFFAIGMVAFSPLLRTDAPGTLLAAGFYIWVSVFNLFVVAVFWSFMADLFTDEQARRLFGPIGIGGTIGAIAGPTAAKELVGQVGVAGLMWMSALALCAALLCVLALTHWAKQHGRRDARIAEQPIGGGLWSGAVQVLRDPFLRAMAILMLLSDVIGTMLYALNSDIARDTLTTAIARTEYFAGIDQAANGLQMIFQLLLAPLLMSRLGPLAVLLFAAAMNIVVLAAVGCLPGAETTMLAMVISRAGGYGLVQPARDSLYTRVPRELRYKSKAFIDTAVWRAGDVLTSFAMLGLRGIGFGVATFAAMAGVASLATMWFSWRAVRSSEQRRDPE